From Dasypus novemcinctus isolate mDasNov1 chromosome 11, mDasNov1.1.hap2, whole genome shotgun sequence, one genomic window encodes:
- the MICAL1 gene encoding F-actin-monooxygenase MICAL1 isoform X3 produces MSSPTPTNPAHAHFESFLQAQLCQDVLSSFQGLCQALDVEPGGGLSQYHKIKDQLNYWSAKSLWAKLDKRAGQPVYQQGRACTSTKCLVVGAGPCGLRAAVELALLGARVVLVEKRTKFSRHNVLHLWPFTIHDLRALGAKKFYGRFCTGTLDHISIRQLQLILLKVALLLGVEIHWGVTFSGLQPPPRKGSGWRAQLQPSPPALLANYEFDVLISAAGGKFVPEGFTVREMRGKLAIGITANFVNKRTMEETQVPEISGVARIYNQGFFQSLLKATGIDLENIVYYKDDTHYFVMTAKKQCLLRLGVLHQDWPDTDRLLGNANVVPEALQRFARAAADFATHGKLGKLEFAQDAHGRPDISAFDFTSMMRAESSARVQEKHGARLLLGLVGDCLVEPFWPLGTGVARGFLAAFDAAWMVKRWAEGTGPLEVLAERESLYQLLSQTSPENMHRNVAHYGLDPATRYPNLNLRAVTPNQVRDLYDLVAKDSVQKKSDKTDAGRLVTGSAGTQEELMRWCQEQTAGYPGVHVTDLASSWADGLALCALVHRLQPGLLEPSDVQGVGALEATAWALKVAEQELGITPVLSAQAVVAGSDPLGLIAYLSHFHSAFKDRPHSPGPASQGSLGTPSAVLFLGKLQRTLQRTRAQENGGDAGGKKPRVEVEVENPNIEELPVPEPDVIPTPPSHHQEAGADDLCAICGEHLYILERLCADGHFFHRSCFRCHVCEATLWPSGYGQHPGDGHFYCLQHLPQPGHKEDGGDRGPESPVKAVTELPAPSNDGMPSAPSAPAVPQEGTSPIPSPPQPTRQLIRLSSPERQWLSSLHLTPEPETEPPPKPPRSCSALARQALVGSFVGWGVPAQGPQGNCSPLPTDVPTQGGAGAGGIRIPSSVLVAMEEEEGSAPSSEEEEEEEDVALDSEIEQTLLSLAKNSDTMNKYPTWRRTLLRRAREEEMKRFCKAQAAQRRLNEIEAALKELEAKGVKLELALRSQSSSPEQQKALWVEQLLQLVQKKNSLVAEEAELMITAKELHLEEKQWQLDQELRSYMNREETLKTAADRQAEDQVLRKLVDVVNERDALIRFQEECRLSELASGSGAQG; encoded by the exons ATGTCGTCACCCACACCCACCAACCCAGCGCATGCCCACTTTGAGAGCTTTCTGCAGGCCCAGCTGTGCCAGGATGTGCTGAGCAGCTTCCAGGGGCTGTGCCAGGCTCTGGATGTAGAGCCTGGCGGGGGGCTGTCCCAGTACCACAAGATCAAGGACCAGCTCAACTACTGGAGCGCCAAGTCGCTGTGGGCCAAACTGGACAAGCGCGCCGGCCAGCCTGTCTACCAGCAGGGCCGGGCCTGCACCAGCACCAAG TGCCTGGTGGTGGGCGCTGGCCCTTGTGGACTGAGGGCTGCTGTGGAGCTGGCACTGCTGGGGGCCCGCGTGGTGCTGGTGGAAAAGCGCACCAAGTTCTCTCGCCACAACGTGCTGCACCTCTGGCCCTTCACCATCCATGACCTGCGGGCACTCGGGGCCAAGAAGTTCTATGGGCGCTTCTGCACAGGCACCCTGGACCACATCA GCATCCGGCAGCTTCAGCTGATCCTGCTGAAGGTGGCATTACTGCTGGGGGTGGAAATTCACTGGGGTGTCACTTTCAGTGGCCTCCAACCCCCTCCCAGAAAGG GGAGTGGCTGGCGTGCCCAGCTCcagcccagccccccagccctaCTGGCCAACTATGAATTTGATGTTCTCATCTCTGCAGCTGGAGGTAAATTTGTCCCTGAAG GCTTCACAGTGCGAGAAATGCGTGGCAAACTGGCCATTGGCATCACAGCCAACTTTGTGAACAAGCGCACCATGGAGGAGACGCAGGTGCCTGAAATCAGCGGTGTGGCCAGGATCTACAACCAGGGCTTCTTCCAGAGCCTGCTCAAGGCTACAG GTATCGATCTGGAGAACATTGTGTACTACAAGGATGACACCCACTACTTTGTGATGACAGCCAAGAAGCAGTGCCTGCTGCGACTGGGGGTGCTGCACCAG GACTGGCCGGACACGGATCGGCTGCTGGGCAATGCCAACGTGGTGCCCGAGGCTCTGCAGCGCTTTGCCCGGGCAGCTGCTGACTTCGCCACTCATGGCAAGCTCGGGAAGCTGGAGTTTGCCCAGGATGCCCACGGGCGGCCCGACATCTCGGCCTTTGACTTCACAAGCATGATGCGGGCGGAGAGCTCTGCTCGTGTCCAAGAGAAGCACGGTGCCCGCCTGCTGCTGGGTCTGGTGGGAGACTGCCTGGTGGAG CCCTTCTGGCCCCTGGGCACTGGTGTGGCCCGGGGCTTCTTGGCAGCCTTTGATGCAGCCTGGATGGTGAAGCGGTGGGCAGAGGGCACTGGGCCCCTGGAGGTGTTGGCTGAGCG tgAGAGCCTGTACCAGCTCCTGTCACAGACATCCCCAGAAAACATGCACCGCAATGTGGCCCACTATGGGCTGGACCCAGCCACCCGCTACCCCAACCTGAACCTCCGGGCTGTAACCCCCAATCAG GTCCGAGACCTGTATGACTTGGTGGCCAAGGACTCTGTGCAGAAGAAGAGTGACAAGACAGATGCGGGAAGGCTAGTCACCG GGTCGGCAGGCACCCAGGAGGAGCTGATGCGCTGGTGCCAGGAGCAGACGGCAGGGTACCCGGGGGTCCATGTCACCgacctggcctcctcctgggCTGACGGGCTGGCTCTATGTGCCCTGGTGCACCGGCTGCAGCCTGGCCTGCT GGAACCCTCAGAcgtgcagggggtgggggctctgGAAGCAACCGCCTGGGCACTGAAGGTGGCAGAGCAGGAGCTGGGCATCACACCGGTATTGTCCGCACAGGCAGTGGTGGCAGGGAGTGACCCACTGGGCCTCATCGCCTACCTCAGCCACTTCCACAGTGCCTTCAAGGACAGGCCCCACAGCCCAG GCCCTGCCAGTCAGGGCTCTCTGGGGACCCCCAGTGCCGTACTCTTCCTTGGCAAACTGCAGAGGACACTGCAACGGACCCGGGCCCAG GAAAATGGAGGAGATGCTGGTGGCAAGAAGCCTCGTGTAGAG GTAGAGGTGGAGAACCCAAATATTGAGGAGTTGCCTGTCCCAGAGCCCGATGTAATCCCGACACCCCCGTCCCATCACCAGGAG GCTGGTGCCGACGACCTGTGTGCAATCTGTGGGGAACACCTCTATATCCTGGAACGCCTCTGTGCCGACGGCCATTTCTTCCACCGGAGCTGCTTCCGTTGCCACGTCTGTGAGGCCACACTGTGGCCAAGTGGCTACGGGCAGCACCCAGGAGATG GGCATTTCTACTGCCTTCAGCACCTGCCACAGCCAGGCCACAAAGAGGATGGCGGTGACCGAGGCCCCGAGAGCCCGGTAAAAGCTGTGACT GAGCTACCCGCACCTAGCAACGATGGCATGCCATCAGCACCCTCGGCTCCCGCAGTCCCCCAGGAGGGCACCAGTCCCATTCCAAGCCCCCCGCAGCCTACCCGACAGCTGATCCGCCTCTCCAGCCCAGAACGCCAGTGGTTGTCTTCCCTTCACCTTACCCCTGAGCCGGAAACGGAGCCCCCACCCAAGCCCCCCCGCAGCTGCTCTGCCCTGGCTCGCCAGGCCCTGGTGGGCAGCTTTGTGGGTTGGGGGGTGCCAGCACAGGGACCTCAAGGTAACTGTTCTCCTCTGCCCACAGATGTGCCGACCCAGGGTGGAGCTGGAGCAGGGG GGATCCGGATCCCTAGCTCAGTTCTTGTGGCCatggaggaggaagaagggagtGCCCCCTCcagtgaagaggaggaggaagaggaagatgtAGCTTTGGACTCAGAAATAGAGCAG ACCCTGCTGTCCTTGGCCAAGAACTCAGACACCATGAACAAATACCCAACGTGGCGTCGGACTCTGCTGCGCCGTgccagggaggaggagatgaagaGATTCTGCAAGGCCCAG GCTGCCCAGCGGAGACTAAATGAGATTGAGGCTGCTCTGAAGGAGCTGGAGGCCAAGGGAGTGAAGCTGGAACTGGCCTTGAGAAGCCAGAGCA GTTCTCCAGAACAGCAAAAGGCACTGTGGGTAGAACAGTTGCTACAGCTCGTGCAGAAGAAGAACAGCCTGGTGGCTGAGGAGGCTGAGCTCATGATCAC GGCGAAGGAGCTGCACCTGGAGGAGAAACAGTGGCAGCTGGACCAGGAACTACGAAGCTACATGAACAGGGAAG AAACCCTAAAGACAGCCGCTGACCGGCAGGCTGAGGACCAGGTCCTGAGGAAGCTGGTGGACGTGGTAAATGAGCGAGATGCCCTCATCCGCTTCCAGGAGGAATGCAGGCTCAGTGAGCTGGCCTCGGGGAGTGGAGCCCAGGGCTAG
- the MICAL1 gene encoding F-actin-monooxygenase MICAL1 isoform X1, with product MSSPTPTNPAHAHFESFLQAQLCQDVLSSFQGLCQALDVEPGGGLSQYHKIKDQLNYWSAKSLWAKLDKRAGQPVYQQGRACTSTKCLVVGAGPCGLRAAVELALLGARVVLVEKRTKFSRHNVLHLWPFTIHDLRALGAKKFYGRFCTGTLDHISIRQLQLILLKVALLLGVEIHWGVTFSGLQPPPRKGSGWRAQLQPSPPALLANYEFDVLISAAGGKFVPEGFTVREMRGKLAIGITANFVNKRTMEETQVPEISGVARIYNQGFFQSLLKATGIDLENIVYYKDDTHYFVMTAKKQCLLRLGVLHQDWPDTDRLLGNANVVPEALQRFARAAADFATHGKLGKLEFAQDAHGRPDISAFDFTSMMRAESSARVQEKHGARLLLGLVGDCLVEPFWPLGTGVARGFLAAFDAAWMVKRWAEGTGPLEVLAERESLYQLLSQTSPENMHRNVAHYGLDPATRYPNLNLRAVTPNQVRDLYDLVAKDSVQKKSDKTDAGRLVTGSAGTQEELMRWCQEQTAGYPGVHVTDLASSWADGLALCALVHRLQPGLLEPSDVQGVGALEATAWALKVAEQELGITPVLSAQAVVAGSDPLGLIAYLSHFHSAFKDRPHSPGPASQGSLGTPSAVLFLGKLQRTLQRTRAQENGGDAGGKKPRVEVEVENPNIEELPVPEPDVIPTPPSHHQEAGADDLCAICGEHLYILERLCADGHFFHRSCFRCHVCEATLWPSGYGQHPGDGHFYCLQHLPQPGHKEDGGDRGPESPELPAPSNDGMPSAPSAPAVPQEGTSPIPSPPQPTRQLIRLSSPERQWLSSLHLTPEPETEPPPKPPRSCSALARQALVGSFVGWGVPAQGPQGIRIPSSVLVAMEEEEGSAPSSEEEEEEEDVALDSEIEQTLLSLAKNSDTMNKYPTWRRTLLRRAREEEMKRFCKAQAAQRRLNEIEAALKELEAKGVKLELALRSQSSSPEQQKALWVEQLLQLVQKKNSLVAEEAELMITAKELHLEEKQWQLDQELRSYMNREETLKTAADRQAEDQVLRKLVDVVNERDALIRFQEECRLSELASGSGAQG from the exons ATGTCGTCACCCACACCCACCAACCCAGCGCATGCCCACTTTGAGAGCTTTCTGCAGGCCCAGCTGTGCCAGGATGTGCTGAGCAGCTTCCAGGGGCTGTGCCAGGCTCTGGATGTAGAGCCTGGCGGGGGGCTGTCCCAGTACCACAAGATCAAGGACCAGCTCAACTACTGGAGCGCCAAGTCGCTGTGGGCCAAACTGGACAAGCGCGCCGGCCAGCCTGTCTACCAGCAGGGCCGGGCCTGCACCAGCACCAAG TGCCTGGTGGTGGGCGCTGGCCCTTGTGGACTGAGGGCTGCTGTGGAGCTGGCACTGCTGGGGGCCCGCGTGGTGCTGGTGGAAAAGCGCACCAAGTTCTCTCGCCACAACGTGCTGCACCTCTGGCCCTTCACCATCCATGACCTGCGGGCACTCGGGGCCAAGAAGTTCTATGGGCGCTTCTGCACAGGCACCCTGGACCACATCA GCATCCGGCAGCTTCAGCTGATCCTGCTGAAGGTGGCATTACTGCTGGGGGTGGAAATTCACTGGGGTGTCACTTTCAGTGGCCTCCAACCCCCTCCCAGAAAGG GGAGTGGCTGGCGTGCCCAGCTCcagcccagccccccagccctaCTGGCCAACTATGAATTTGATGTTCTCATCTCTGCAGCTGGAGGTAAATTTGTCCCTGAAG GCTTCACAGTGCGAGAAATGCGTGGCAAACTGGCCATTGGCATCACAGCCAACTTTGTGAACAAGCGCACCATGGAGGAGACGCAGGTGCCTGAAATCAGCGGTGTGGCCAGGATCTACAACCAGGGCTTCTTCCAGAGCCTGCTCAAGGCTACAG GTATCGATCTGGAGAACATTGTGTACTACAAGGATGACACCCACTACTTTGTGATGACAGCCAAGAAGCAGTGCCTGCTGCGACTGGGGGTGCTGCACCAG GACTGGCCGGACACGGATCGGCTGCTGGGCAATGCCAACGTGGTGCCCGAGGCTCTGCAGCGCTTTGCCCGGGCAGCTGCTGACTTCGCCACTCATGGCAAGCTCGGGAAGCTGGAGTTTGCCCAGGATGCCCACGGGCGGCCCGACATCTCGGCCTTTGACTTCACAAGCATGATGCGGGCGGAGAGCTCTGCTCGTGTCCAAGAGAAGCACGGTGCCCGCCTGCTGCTGGGTCTGGTGGGAGACTGCCTGGTGGAG CCCTTCTGGCCCCTGGGCACTGGTGTGGCCCGGGGCTTCTTGGCAGCCTTTGATGCAGCCTGGATGGTGAAGCGGTGGGCAGAGGGCACTGGGCCCCTGGAGGTGTTGGCTGAGCG tgAGAGCCTGTACCAGCTCCTGTCACAGACATCCCCAGAAAACATGCACCGCAATGTGGCCCACTATGGGCTGGACCCAGCCACCCGCTACCCCAACCTGAACCTCCGGGCTGTAACCCCCAATCAG GTCCGAGACCTGTATGACTTGGTGGCCAAGGACTCTGTGCAGAAGAAGAGTGACAAGACAGATGCGGGAAGGCTAGTCACCG GGTCGGCAGGCACCCAGGAGGAGCTGATGCGCTGGTGCCAGGAGCAGACGGCAGGGTACCCGGGGGTCCATGTCACCgacctggcctcctcctgggCTGACGGGCTGGCTCTATGTGCCCTGGTGCACCGGCTGCAGCCTGGCCTGCT GGAACCCTCAGAcgtgcagggggtgggggctctgGAAGCAACCGCCTGGGCACTGAAGGTGGCAGAGCAGGAGCTGGGCATCACACCGGTATTGTCCGCACAGGCAGTGGTGGCAGGGAGTGACCCACTGGGCCTCATCGCCTACCTCAGCCACTTCCACAGTGCCTTCAAGGACAGGCCCCACAGCCCAG GCCCTGCCAGTCAGGGCTCTCTGGGGACCCCCAGTGCCGTACTCTTCCTTGGCAAACTGCAGAGGACACTGCAACGGACCCGGGCCCAG GAAAATGGAGGAGATGCTGGTGGCAAGAAGCCTCGTGTAGAG GTAGAGGTGGAGAACCCAAATATTGAGGAGTTGCCTGTCCCAGAGCCCGATGTAATCCCGACACCCCCGTCCCATCACCAGGAG GCTGGTGCCGACGACCTGTGTGCAATCTGTGGGGAACACCTCTATATCCTGGAACGCCTCTGTGCCGACGGCCATTTCTTCCACCGGAGCTGCTTCCGTTGCCACGTCTGTGAGGCCACACTGTGGCCAAGTGGCTACGGGCAGCACCCAGGAGATG GGCATTTCTACTGCCTTCAGCACCTGCCACAGCCAGGCCACAAAGAGGATGGCGGTGACCGAGGCCCCGAGAGCCCG GAGCTACCCGCACCTAGCAACGATGGCATGCCATCAGCACCCTCGGCTCCCGCAGTCCCCCAGGAGGGCACCAGTCCCATTCCAAGCCCCCCGCAGCCTACCCGACAGCTGATCCGCCTCTCCAGCCCAGAACGCCAGTGGTTGTCTTCCCTTCACCTTACCCCTGAGCCGGAAACGGAGCCCCCACCCAAGCCCCCCCGCAGCTGCTCTGCCCTGGCTCGCCAGGCCCTGGTGGGCAGCTTTGTGGGTTGGGGGGTGCCAGCACAGGGACCTCAAG GGATCCGGATCCCTAGCTCAGTTCTTGTGGCCatggaggaggaagaagggagtGCCCCCTCcagtgaagaggaggaggaagaggaagatgtAGCTTTGGACTCAGAAATAGAGCAG ACCCTGCTGTCCTTGGCCAAGAACTCAGACACCATGAACAAATACCCAACGTGGCGTCGGACTCTGCTGCGCCGTgccagggaggaggagatgaagaGATTCTGCAAGGCCCAG GCTGCCCAGCGGAGACTAAATGAGATTGAGGCTGCTCTGAAGGAGCTGGAGGCCAAGGGAGTGAAGCTGGAACTGGCCTTGAGAAGCCAGAGCA GTTCTCCAGAACAGCAAAAGGCACTGTGGGTAGAACAGTTGCTACAGCTCGTGCAGAAGAAGAACAGCCTGGTGGCTGAGGAGGCTGAGCTCATGATCAC GGCGAAGGAGCTGCACCTGGAGGAGAAACAGTGGCAGCTGGACCAGGAACTACGAAGCTACATGAACAGGGAAG AAACCCTAAAGACAGCCGCTGACCGGCAGGCTGAGGACCAGGTCCTGAGGAAGCTGGTGGACGTGGTAAATGAGCGAGATGCCCTCATCCGCTTCCAGGAGGAATGCAGGCTCAGTGAGCTGGCCTCGGGGAGTGGAGCCCAGGGCTAG
- the MICAL1 gene encoding F-actin-monooxygenase MICAL1 isoform X8: MSSPTPTNPAHAHFESFLQAQLCQDVLSSFQGLCQALDVEPGGGLSQYHKIKDQLNYWSAKSLWAKLDKRAGQPVYQQGRACTSTKCLVVGAGPCGLRAAVELALLGARVVLVEKRTKFSRHNVLHLWPFTIHDLRALGAKKFYGRFCTGTLDHISIRQLQLILLKVALLLGVEIHWGVTFSGLQPPPRKGSGWRAQLQPSPPALLANYEFDVLISAAGGKFVPEGFTVREMRGKLAIGITANFVNKRTMEETQVPEISGVARIYNQGFFQSLLKATGIDLENIVYYKDDTHYFVMTAKKQCLLRLGVLHQDWPDTDRLLGNANVVPEALQRFARAAADFATHGKLGKLEFAQDAHGRPDISAFDFTSMMRAESSARVQEKHGARLLLGLVGDCLVEPFWPLGTGVARGFLAAFDAAWMVKRWAEGTGPLEVLAERESLYQLLSQTSPENMHRNVAHYGLDPATRYPNLNLRAVTPNQVRDLYDLVAKDSVQKKSDKTDAGRLVTGSAGTQEELMRWCQEQTAGYPGVHVTDLASSWADGLALCALVHRLQPGLLEPSDVQGVGALEATAWALKVAEQELGITPVLSAQAVVAGSDPLGLIAYLSHFHSAFKDRPHSPGPASQGSLGTPSAVLFLGKLQRTLQRTRAQENGGDAGGKKPRVEVEVENPNIEELPVPEPDVIPTPPSHHQEAGADDLCAICGEHLYILERLCADGHFFHRSCFRCHVCEATLWPSGYGQHPGDGHFYCLQHLPQPGHKEDGGDRGPESPELPAPSNDGMPSAPSAPAVPQEGTSPIPSPPQPTRQLIRLSSPERQWLSSLHLTPEPETEPPPKPPRSCSALARQALVGSFVGWGVPAQGPQGNCSPLPTDVPTQGGAGAGGIRIPSSVLVAMEEEEGSAPSSEEEEEEEDVALDSEIEQTLLSLAKNSDTMNKYPTWRRTLLRRAREEEMKRFCKAQAAQRRLNEIEAALKELEAKGVKLELALRSQSSSPEQQKALWVEQLLQLVQKKNSLVAEEAELMITAKELHLEEKQWQLDQELRSYMNREETLKTAADRQAEDQVLRKLVDVVNERDALIRFQEECRLSELASGSGAQG, encoded by the exons ATGTCGTCACCCACACCCACCAACCCAGCGCATGCCCACTTTGAGAGCTTTCTGCAGGCCCAGCTGTGCCAGGATGTGCTGAGCAGCTTCCAGGGGCTGTGCCAGGCTCTGGATGTAGAGCCTGGCGGGGGGCTGTCCCAGTACCACAAGATCAAGGACCAGCTCAACTACTGGAGCGCCAAGTCGCTGTGGGCCAAACTGGACAAGCGCGCCGGCCAGCCTGTCTACCAGCAGGGCCGGGCCTGCACCAGCACCAAG TGCCTGGTGGTGGGCGCTGGCCCTTGTGGACTGAGGGCTGCTGTGGAGCTGGCACTGCTGGGGGCCCGCGTGGTGCTGGTGGAAAAGCGCACCAAGTTCTCTCGCCACAACGTGCTGCACCTCTGGCCCTTCACCATCCATGACCTGCGGGCACTCGGGGCCAAGAAGTTCTATGGGCGCTTCTGCACAGGCACCCTGGACCACATCA GCATCCGGCAGCTTCAGCTGATCCTGCTGAAGGTGGCATTACTGCTGGGGGTGGAAATTCACTGGGGTGTCACTTTCAGTGGCCTCCAACCCCCTCCCAGAAAGG GGAGTGGCTGGCGTGCCCAGCTCcagcccagccccccagccctaCTGGCCAACTATGAATTTGATGTTCTCATCTCTGCAGCTGGAGGTAAATTTGTCCCTGAAG GCTTCACAGTGCGAGAAATGCGTGGCAAACTGGCCATTGGCATCACAGCCAACTTTGTGAACAAGCGCACCATGGAGGAGACGCAGGTGCCTGAAATCAGCGGTGTGGCCAGGATCTACAACCAGGGCTTCTTCCAGAGCCTGCTCAAGGCTACAG GTATCGATCTGGAGAACATTGTGTACTACAAGGATGACACCCACTACTTTGTGATGACAGCCAAGAAGCAGTGCCTGCTGCGACTGGGGGTGCTGCACCAG GACTGGCCGGACACGGATCGGCTGCTGGGCAATGCCAACGTGGTGCCCGAGGCTCTGCAGCGCTTTGCCCGGGCAGCTGCTGACTTCGCCACTCATGGCAAGCTCGGGAAGCTGGAGTTTGCCCAGGATGCCCACGGGCGGCCCGACATCTCGGCCTTTGACTTCACAAGCATGATGCGGGCGGAGAGCTCTGCTCGTGTCCAAGAGAAGCACGGTGCCCGCCTGCTGCTGGGTCTGGTGGGAGACTGCCTGGTGGAG CCCTTCTGGCCCCTGGGCACTGGTGTGGCCCGGGGCTTCTTGGCAGCCTTTGATGCAGCCTGGATGGTGAAGCGGTGGGCAGAGGGCACTGGGCCCCTGGAGGTGTTGGCTGAGCG tgAGAGCCTGTACCAGCTCCTGTCACAGACATCCCCAGAAAACATGCACCGCAATGTGGCCCACTATGGGCTGGACCCAGCCACCCGCTACCCCAACCTGAACCTCCGGGCTGTAACCCCCAATCAG GTCCGAGACCTGTATGACTTGGTGGCCAAGGACTCTGTGCAGAAGAAGAGTGACAAGACAGATGCGGGAAGGCTAGTCACCG GGTCGGCAGGCACCCAGGAGGAGCTGATGCGCTGGTGCCAGGAGCAGACGGCAGGGTACCCGGGGGTCCATGTCACCgacctggcctcctcctgggCTGACGGGCTGGCTCTATGTGCCCTGGTGCACCGGCTGCAGCCTGGCCTGCT GGAACCCTCAGAcgtgcagggggtgggggctctgGAAGCAACCGCCTGGGCACTGAAGGTGGCAGAGCAGGAGCTGGGCATCACACCGGTATTGTCCGCACAGGCAGTGGTGGCAGGGAGTGACCCACTGGGCCTCATCGCCTACCTCAGCCACTTCCACAGTGCCTTCAAGGACAGGCCCCACAGCCCAG GCCCTGCCAGTCAGGGCTCTCTGGGGACCCCCAGTGCCGTACTCTTCCTTGGCAAACTGCAGAGGACACTGCAACGGACCCGGGCCCAG GAAAATGGAGGAGATGCTGGTGGCAAGAAGCCTCGTGTAGAG GTAGAGGTGGAGAACCCAAATATTGAGGAGTTGCCTGTCCCAGAGCCCGATGTAATCCCGACACCCCCGTCCCATCACCAGGAG GCTGGTGCCGACGACCTGTGTGCAATCTGTGGGGAACACCTCTATATCCTGGAACGCCTCTGTGCCGACGGCCATTTCTTCCACCGGAGCTGCTTCCGTTGCCACGTCTGTGAGGCCACACTGTGGCCAAGTGGCTACGGGCAGCACCCAGGAGATG GGCATTTCTACTGCCTTCAGCACCTGCCACAGCCAGGCCACAAAGAGGATGGCGGTGACCGAGGCCCCGAGAGCCCG GAGCTACCCGCACCTAGCAACGATGGCATGCCATCAGCACCCTCGGCTCCCGCAGTCCCCCAGGAGGGCACCAGTCCCATTCCAAGCCCCCCGCAGCCTACCCGACAGCTGATCCGCCTCTCCAGCCCAGAACGCCAGTGGTTGTCTTCCCTTCACCTTACCCCTGAGCCGGAAACGGAGCCCCCACCCAAGCCCCCCCGCAGCTGCTCTGCCCTGGCTCGCCAGGCCCTGGTGGGCAGCTTTGTGGGTTGGGGGGTGCCAGCACAGGGACCTCAAGGTAACTGTTCTCCTCTGCCCACAGATGTGCCGACCCAGGGTGGAGCTGGAGCAGGGG GGATCCGGATCCCTAGCTCAGTTCTTGTGGCCatggaggaggaagaagggagtGCCCCCTCcagtgaagaggaggaggaagaggaagatgtAGCTTTGGACTCAGAAATAGAGCAG ACCCTGCTGTCCTTGGCCAAGAACTCAGACACCATGAACAAATACCCAACGTGGCGTCGGACTCTGCTGCGCCGTgccagggaggaggagatgaagaGATTCTGCAAGGCCCAG GCTGCCCAGCGGAGACTAAATGAGATTGAGGCTGCTCTGAAGGAGCTGGAGGCCAAGGGAGTGAAGCTGGAACTGGCCTTGAGAAGCCAGAGCA GTTCTCCAGAACAGCAAAAGGCACTGTGGGTAGAACAGTTGCTACAGCTCGTGCAGAAGAAGAACAGCCTGGTGGCTGAGGAGGCTGAGCTCATGATCAC GGCGAAGGAGCTGCACCTGGAGGAGAAACAGTGGCAGCTGGACCAGGAACTACGAAGCTACATGAACAGGGAAG AAACCCTAAAGACAGCCGCTGACCGGCAGGCTGAGGACCAGGTCCTGAGGAAGCTGGTGGACGTGGTAAATGAGCGAGATGCCCTCATCCGCTTCCAGGAGGAATGCAGGCTCAGTGAGCTGGCCTCGGGGAGTGGAGCCCAGGGCTAG